One Methanocaldococcus infernus ME DNA segment encodes these proteins:
- a CDS encoding ATP-binding protein, translating to MKFFNREKEIKKILSILGEEPDDIYFIYGPINSGKTALINEVINKLDEKYVVFYINLRRYFISKYEDFIEVLFEEYEEDKDPIELVKSLVKDSSVLFGIPVPKNVLEVLLTKKEERNVFRYITNILLELKKEGKKPIIILDELQKIGDLKINGFLIYELFNYFISLTKELHLSYVFCLSSDSLFIEKVYSEAMLNGRAKYLLVDDFDKETALKFMDFLAKEILGKELSTEEKELIYSYVGGKPKDIVYVIKSLKTDDLEEILDYLLSDAKQKLKYFLEDVKEENETLYKEILDALKVFKNSYEVEDITINKKVRELLVKKNILFLDPIKGTLKPQSFLVWRAIRVML from the coding sequence ATGAAATTCTTTAACCGAGAGAAAGAGATTAAGAAAATTTTATCTATATTAGGGGAAGAGCCAGATGATATTTATTTTATTTACGGGCCTATTAATAGTGGAAAAACAGCTTTAATTAACGAAGTTATTAATAAGCTTGATGAGAAATATGTAGTGTTTTACATAAACCTTAGGAGATACTTTATTTCTAAATATGAAGATTTTATAGAGGTTCTCTTTGAGGAGTATGAAGAGGATAAAGATCCTATTGAATTGGTTAAGAGCTTAGTTAAAGATTCTTCCGTTCTTTTTGGAATTCCTGTTCCTAAGAACGTTTTGGAAGTATTATTAACAAAAAAAGAAGAGAGGAATGTTTTTAGGTATATAACTAATATTTTATTAGAGCTTAAGAAAGAGGGAAAGAAGCCGATAATTATCTTAGATGAGTTACAGAAAATAGGGGATTTAAAAATTAACGGCTTTTTGATTTATGAGCTTTTTAATTACTTCATAAGTTTAACTAAAGAGCTTCATTTATCTTATGTATTTTGTTTAAGTTCAGATTCTTTATTTATTGAGAAGGTTTATAGCGAGGCGATGTTAAACGGTAGAGCTAAATATTTATTAGTTGATGACTTTGATAAAGAGACTGCTTTAAAGTTTATGGATTTTTTAGCTAAGGAAATATTAGGTAAAGAACTATCAACTGAAGAGAAAGAATTAATTTATTCCTACGTTGGAGGGAAACCAAAAGATATAGTTTATGTTATAAAAAGCTTAAAAACTGATGATTTAGAGGAAATTTTAGACTATTTATTAAGCGATGCTAAACAAAAACTAAAATACTTCTTAGAAGACGTTAAAGAGGAAAATGAAACTCTTTATAAAGAAATCTTGGACGCTTTAAAAGTATTCAAAAATAGTTATGAGGTTGAAGATATAACAATAAATAAAAAAGTTAGAGAGCTCTTAGTTAAAAAGAATATTCTATTCTTAGATCCTATTAAAGGAACTTTAAAACCTCAAAGCTTCTTAGTCTGGAGAGCTATAAGGGTGATGTTATGA
- a CDS encoding hydroxymethylglutaryl-CoA synthase: MAYIVGYGSYIPKYRIKVEEIARVWNKDPEAIKKGLVVYEKSVPYLDEDTATIAVEAAKNALRRAKIDPKDIEAVYVGSESHPYAVKPTATIVAEAIDATPELTAADLEFACKAGTAGIQMCVGLVDGGYIKYGLAIGADTAQGAPGDALEFTAAAGGAAYIIGRKKGIAEILGTYSFTTDTPDFWRREGRPYPRHGGRFTGEPAYFKHVMNAAKGLMEKMGTKPEDYDYCIFHQPNGKFYLRVAKMLGFKEEQYKLGLLSPYIGNTYSGAVPLALSYVLDNCEGGERILAVSYGSGAGSDAFDIEVNEKINEVKNLAKPTSYYIENKEYIDYSLYIKFRRKIRV, translated from the coding sequence ATGGCATATATTGTTGGCTATGGCTCTTACATTCCAAAGTATAGGATTAAAGTTGAAGAGATAGCAAGGGTTTGGAATAAAGATCCAGAGGCTATTAAAAAGGGGTTAGTTGTTTATGAAAAATCTGTTCCTTATTTAGATGAGGATACAGCAACAATAGCAGTTGAAGCTGCAAAGAATGCCTTAAGGAGGGCTAAGATAGATCCAAAGGATATAGAAGCTGTATATGTTGGAAGTGAAAGCCATCCATATGCTGTTAAGCCAACAGCTACAATTGTAGCTGAAGCTATAGATGCCACTCCAGAGCTAACAGCTGCTGACTTAGAGTTTGCCTGTAAGGCTGGAACTGCAGGAATTCAGATGTGTGTGGGTTTAGTAGATGGTGGCTATATAAAATATGGCTTAGCCATTGGTGCAGACACAGCCCAAGGGGCTCCAGGAGATGCTTTAGAATTTACTGCTGCAGCAGGAGGAGCAGCTTACATTATAGGGAGAAAGAAGGGGATAGCTGAGATATTGGGAACTTATTCATTTACAACTGACACTCCTGACTTTTGGAGGAGAGAAGGAAGACCTTACCCAAGACATGGAGGGAGATTTACAGGAGAGCCTGCTTACTTCAAGCATGTTATGAATGCTGCTAAGGGATTGATGGAGAAGATGGGAACTAAGCCAGAGGATTATGACTATTGTATATTCCACCAGCCAAATGGTAAATTTTATCTTAGAGTTGCTAAGATGCTTGGCTTCAAGGAAGAGCAGTATAAGCTTGGCCTTCTCTCTCCTTATATAGGGAATACTTACTCAGGAGCTGTTCCTTTAGCCTTATCTTATGTTTTAGACAACTGTGAGGGTGGAGAGAGAATATTAGCAGTTTCCTATGGTAGTGGAGCTGGAAGTGATGCCTTTGACATAGAAGTTAATGAAAAAATTAATGAAGTTAAAAACTTAGCTAAGCCAACATCATACTATATTGAAAATAAGGAATACATTGATTACTCCTTATACATAAAGTTTAGAAGAAAGATCAGGGTTTAA
- a CDS encoding helix-turn-helix domain-containing protein: protein MEKVAIYIIGDIVLSECPGSVLKKWRKLFNIQQTELAKYLNVSPSVISDYETGRRKNPGASFIRKYVLALIEIDKNKGGKTVKALKRMLEKSPSMRAILDMKEYPKPISLEEFVETIDGTLLTEGDAQIYGHTVIDSLKAIKELSGEEFYHLYGWTTERALIFTNVSSGRSPLVAIRVSPMKPRVIVLQGILKNRVDKLAIELAKIDKIPLVVTNLDIEELIKRLSEIE, encoded by the coding sequence ATGGAGAAGGTAGCAATCTATATAATTGGAGATATTGTTTTATCTGAATGTCCTGGAAGTGTATTAAAAAAGTGGAGGAAACTCTTTAATATCCAACAAACTGAGTTAGCTAAATATTTAAATGTATCTCCATCTGTGATAAGTGACTATGAAACAGGAAGAAGAAAAAATCCAGGGGCAAGCTTTATAAGGAAATATGTCCTTGCCTTAATTGAGATAGATAAAAATAAAGGAGGAAAAACTGTTAAGGCTTTAAAAAGAATGCTTGAAAAGTCACCATCAATGAGAGCTATCTTAGATATGAAGGAATATCCAAAACCTATAAGCTTAGAGGAGTTTGTAGAAACCATTGATGGCACTCTTTTAACAGAAGGAGATGCTCAAATTTATGGGCATACAGTTATAGATAGCTTAAAAGCCATTAAAGAGCTGAGTGGGGAAGAGTTTTATCATCTCTATGGCTGGACTACTGAGAGAGCCTTAATCTTTACAAATGTGTCAAGTGGTAGAAGCCCTTTAGTAGCTATAAGAGTTTCTCCAATGAAGCCAAGGGTTATAGTTTTACAGGGAATTTTAAAAAATAGAGTTGATAAATTGGCTATAGAGCTGGCTAAGATAGATAAGATTCCCTTGGTTGTCACAAACTTAGATATTGAAGAGCTAATTAAAAGGCTAAGTGAAATAGAATAA
- a CDS encoding aldehyde ferredoxin oxidoreductase N-terminal domain-containing protein → MKGVLINVKSKKFEVIEKNFLPIEWGFYWHEKFETYKLDPYHPNNVFTMSSGVLPIVGGHRLVFTFKSPLWDGFYFSTLGGAGYQFKKTGLTHLAIVGKAEKPSLVVIDNGNIELFEVKEEFSSVYELTDYIVENFKDKNLRSVVVGEASKKTSIGALFSQTIRNGERVEGSEDWAARGGGGSVLYRAHNILGIVFYGDKEEELEEEAKKIVENHYKEKFIKVVIEHTKKYRFDEKTGTGGTFGNNWILYKEKVPIFNWRMPYISKEEREKILKVIFKNYLEVFNKEAIETKNWANCGEPCPVVCKKYRNKNKVDYEPYAANGTLLGIFDLYEVDKVMKKVDSLGFDAIEIGNLMAWVFELLDVGLLKEEDLGIKKPIFNHKIVAEGDLEKIKEMSEHNSEQALTFIDNLIKQELEIYKILALGKRKAGKVLNEKFKYRVKEKKFNDYAVYVAKGGWGEIGSNLYWTPGFFIPLPIHGKYLTYYKPEFLEPEKLAELIVDSIKLEMTIENLGMCRFHRRWVKPVLKELGKKILGREDIERDSIELYRKIAEFNKKTGGPEKIESERVKDLIVGLAKEYDNKEWIEKFKDKEMVNEYIKRVLDKYSELLNIDWRLRV, encoded by the coding sequence ATGAAAGGAGTTTTAATAAATGTTAAATCTAAAAAGTTTGAGGTTATAGAGAAAAATTTCTTGCCCATTGAGTGGGGATTCTATTGGCATGAGAAGTTTGAAACCTATAAGTTAGATCCTTATCATCCCAACAATGTCTTTACCATGAGCTCTGGAGTTTTACCAATTGTTGGAGGACATAGGTTAGTCTTTACCTTTAAATCTCCACTGTGGGATGGTTTTTACTTCTCAACCTTGGGAGGAGCTGGCTATCAATTTAAAAAAACTGGATTAACTCATTTGGCAATTGTTGGAAAGGCTGAAAAGCCTTCTTTAGTGGTTATAGATAATGGGAACATAGAGCTCTTTGAGGTTAAGGAAGAGTTTAGTAGTGTTTATGAGCTAACTGACTATATAGTGGAAAACTTTAAGGATAAAAATTTAAGGAGTGTGGTGGTTGGAGAAGCTTCTAAGAAGACAAGTATAGGAGCTCTATTTTCACAAACTATAAGAAATGGGGAGAGAGTTGAAGGCTCTGAAGACTGGGCTGCAAGAGGTGGAGGAGGTTCAGTTCTCTATAGGGCTCACAATATTTTAGGGATAGTATTCTATGGAGATAAGGAGGAAGAGCTTGAAGAAGAGGCTAAGAAGATTGTTGAGAACCACTATAAAGAGAAGTTTATAAAAGTGGTTATTGAGCATACAAAGAAGTATAGGTTTGATGAGAAAACAGGAACTGGAGGGACATTTGGGAATAATTGGATTTTATATAAGGAGAAGGTTCCTATTTTCAATTGGAGGATGCCATATATAAGTAAAGAGGAGAGAGAAAAGATATTAAAGGTTATCTTTAAGAATTATTTAGAGGTTTTCAATAAAGAGGCAATTGAAACAAAAAATTGGGCAAACTGTGGAGAGCCTTGTCCAGTGGTTTGTAAGAAGTATAGAAATAAAAATAAGGTTGACTATGAGCCCTATGCTGCAAATGGAACTTTGTTAGGAATCTTTGACTTATATGAAGTTGATAAAGTTATGAAAAAAGTTGATAGCTTAGGGTTTGATGCTATTGAGATTGGTAATTTAATGGCTTGGGTCTTTGAGCTTTTAGATGTTGGTCTATTAAAGGAAGAAGACTTAGGAATAAAGAAACCAATCTTTAACCATAAAATTGTTGCTGAAGGAGACTTAGAAAAAATAAAGGAGATGAGTGAGCATAATAGTGAGCAGGCATTAACATTTATCGATAATTTAATAAAGCAAGAACTTGAGATTTACAAAATCTTAGCCTTAGGAAAGAGGAAGGCTGGGAAGGTATTAAATGAGAAGTTTAAATATAGAGTTAAGGAGAAGAAATTTAATGACTATGCTGTTTATGTGGCAAAAGGTGGTTGGGGGGAGATAGGATCAAACCTTTACTGGACTCCTGGCTTTTTTATTCCTTTGCCTATACATGGGAAGTATTTAACTTACTATAAGCCAGAATTCTTAGAGCCAGAGAAGTTGGCTGAGCTAATTGTTGACAGCATAAAGTTGGAGATGACAATTGAAAACTTGGGAATGTGTAGATTCCATAGAAGATGGGTTAAGCCTGTGTTAAAAGAGCTTGGTAAGAAAATTTTAGGTAGAGAAGATATAGAGAGGGACTCAATAGAGCTTTATAGAAAGATAGCTGAGTTCAATAAAAAAACTGGAGGGCCAGAGAAAATAGAGAGTGAGAGAGTTAAAGATTTAATTGTTGGACTTGCTAAGGAGTATGATAATAAAGAATGGATAGAGAAGTTTAAAGATAAGGAGATGGTTAATGAGTATATAAAGAGAGTTTTAGACAAATACTCAGAACTATTAAATATTGATTGGAGATTAAGGGTTTAA
- the argC gene encoding N-acetyl-gamma-glutamyl-phosphate reductase has protein sequence MRVAIIGATGYTGGELLRLLAKHEKIEDIEIASRTYKGEPLFKVHPHLREIYKDLTFISPDEVDSDLVFTATPHGASLKIVPSLLERGMKVIDLSGDYRFENLEVYEKYYKVKHPGLPEANIAYGLPELFRKEIKKADLVANPGCFPTGSILLLAPLVKHNLIEERVIIDAKTGVSGAGANPSEVTHFPNVNEDIKPYKVVDHRHKPEIEEKLNKLGKVRVSFTPHLAPITRGILTTAHTFLKENLELEEILKLYREFYKDESFIRVYEEIPKLSYVRGSNYCDIGGFAIDDNLRLVLFSVIDNLVKGASGQAIQNMNIMMGFDEKEGLNIIPLNP, from the coding sequence ATGAGAGTAGCTATAATAGGAGCAACTGGGTACACAGGAGGAGAGCTTTTAAGGTTGTTGGCCAAGCATGAGAAAATAGAAGATATAGAAATAGCTTCAAGAACCTATAAAGGAGAGCCTTTATTTAAGGTTCATCCCCACTTAAGAGAGATCTATAAAGATCTAACCTTTATCTCTCCTGATGAAGTAGATTCTGATTTAGTCTTTACAGCTACACCTCATGGAGCTTCTCTAAAAATAGTTCCCTCTCTCTTAGAGAGGGGAATGAAAGTTATAGACCTAAGTGGAGACTATAGATTTGAGAACTTAGAGGTTTATGAAAAATACTATAAAGTTAAGCATCCAGGACTTCCAGAGGCTAATATTGCCTATGGTTTACCAGAGCTATTTAGGAAGGAGATAAAAAAAGCTGACTTAGTGGCAAATCCTGGATGCTTTCCAACTGGCTCTATCTTACTGTTAGCTCCATTGGTTAAACATAACTTGATAGAAGAAAGAGTTATTATAGATGCTAAAACAGGAGTAAGTGGAGCTGGAGCTAACCCAAGTGAGGTTACTCACTTCCCAAATGTTAATGAAGATATAAAGCCCTATAAGGTCGTTGATCATAGACATAAACCAGAGATAGAGGAGAAGTTAAATAAACTTGGGAAAGTTAGAGTTTCCTTTACCCCTCACTTAGCTCCAATAACAAGAGGAATTTTAACAACTGCTCACACATTTTTAAAAGAGAACTTAGAGTTAGAAGAAATTTTAAAACTCTATAGAGAGTTCTATAAAGATGAGTCTTTTATTAGAGTTTATGAAGAGATTCCTAAGTTAAGCTATGTTAGAGGCTCTAACTACTGTGACATTGGTGGCTTTGCTATTGATGATAACTTAAGATTGGTTTTATTCTCAGTTATAGATAACTTGGTTAAAGGAGCAAGTGGACAAGCTATTCAAAATATGAATATTATGATGGGCTTTGATGAGAAGGAAGGCTTAAATATTATTCCTTTAAACCCTTAA
- a CDS encoding ArsR/SmtB family transcription factor gives MEKFERAAEIFKAFGDPTRLMILKLLAENGSMCVCKIIDELKKPQPTISHHLNILKKAGIVKARKEGTWNYYYIVNDKVKEIIKLVDEL, from the coding sequence ATGGAGAAATTTGAAAGAGCTGCTGAAATCTTTAAAGCCTTTGGAGACCCAACAAGGTTAATGATATTAAAGTTATTAGCTGAGAATGGAAGTATGTGTGTTTGTAAGATTATAGATGAGCTAAAGAAGCCACAGCCAACTATATCTCATCACTTAAACATCTTAAAGAAGGCAGGAATTGTTAAAGCAAGGAAGGAAGGAACTTGGAACTATTACTATATAGTTAATGATAAGGTTAAAGAGATCATAAAGTTGGTTGATGAGTTATAA
- a CDS encoding B12-binding domain-containing radical SAM protein, translating to MISIIYPNSFKAGIACLATHILLTHLSKFGYNVGAYFLENYHLVRGASTIFITLQYENDYFNAIKIIRELREKNPNALFVAGGPCVMENLHPLEDFFDVFIVGEIEDSDVMDKVVRRDFSDSCLYIPNKTKKVKKIYPKRLGIEDYPIKQMTHEKGAYGKAFLLEIGRGCPRRCRFCLARAIYYPPRFRKLDDLIYLAERGVKESKVNKVALIAPSVGDYKYIVELCNYLNELNVQISPSSLRADTITDDLLRALKLKTLTIAPEAGSERLREYIRKDISLEDIRNAIELAKKHGIEKVKLYFMVGIPTETEDDIKELISLCESIKKEFRKVEITINPLIPKPHTDFENVPFDIESKRKIRFIEKNLKNVKVEYENFNSMLSQAVLARGDKKLGNYLKISKNYSEFVRYLKRDKVLDEYLKGLKAKTEMEL from the coding sequence ATGATCTCCATAATATACCCAAACTCTTTTAAGGCTGGAATAGCTTGTCTTGCTACTCATATCTTACTAACCCACCTTTCTAAGTTTGGCTATAATGTTGGAGCTTACTTCTTAGAGAATTATCATTTAGTTAGGGGAGCATCTACTATTTTCATAACCTTACAGTATGAAAATGACTATTTTAATGCTATAAAAATTATTAGAGAGTTAAGAGAGAAAAATCCCAATGCCCTCTTTGTAGCTGGGGGACCTTGTGTAATGGAAAATTTACACCCTCTTGAAGACTTTTTTGATGTTTTTATAGTTGGGGAAATTGAGGATAGTGATGTAATGGACAAAGTTGTGAGAAGAGATTTTTCAGATAGTTGTTTATATATCCCAAATAAAACTAAGAAGGTTAAAAAGATTTATCCTAAGAGGTTAGGAATTGAAGATTATCCTATAAAGCAGATGACTCATGAGAAAGGAGCTTATGGAAAAGCCTTTCTCTTAGAGATTGGAAGAGGTTGTCCAAGAAGATGTAGATTTTGCTTAGCAAGAGCTATTTATTATCCTCCAAGGTTTAGAAAGTTAGATGATCTCATATACTTAGCTGAGAGAGGGGTTAAAGAAAGTAAGGTTAATAAAGTGGCTCTAATAGCTCCATCTGTTGGAGACTATAAGTATATTGTTGAGCTCTGTAACTATTTAAATGAGCTAAATGTTCAGATATCTCCAAGCTCTTTAAGGGCTGACACAATAACAGATGACTTATTAAGAGCTTTGAAGTTAAAAACCCTAACCATAGCTCCAGAGGCTGGGAGTGAGAGGTTAAGAGAGTATATAAGGAAAGATATTAGCTTAGAAGATATAAGGAATGCTATAGAGTTGGCTAAGAAACATGGGATTGAGAAGGTTAAGCTCTACTTTATGGTTGGAATTCCAACAGAAACTGAGGATGATATTAAAGAGCTTATCTCTCTATGTGAAAGTATAAAAAAAGAGTTTAGAAAGGTTGAAATTACTATAAATCCTCTAATCCCCAAGCCACATACAGATTTTGAAAATGTACCCTTTGATATAGAAAGTAAGAGGAAGATAAGGTTTATTGAAAAAAATTTAAAAAATGTTAAGGTTGAGTATGAAAACTTTAACTCCATGCTTTCCCAGGCTGTACTTGCAAGAGGTGATAAAAAGTTAGGAAACTACTTAAAAATATCAAAAAATTACTCTGAATTTGTAAGATATTTAAAGAGAGACAAGGTTCTTGATGAATACTTAAAAGGACTTAAAGCAAAGACAGAGATGGAACTATGA